The genome window TTCCTCATTGAAATTACCTATACTGTTCCTTTTTCCACCCTGGAAGCCGTTGTACCCGAACACCGCGCCTTTCTGCAGACGGGATATGATAAAGGCTGGTTACTGCTTTCAGGCCCGATGAATCCGCGCACCGGCGGGATTGTGGTAGCGCGTGCCCCATCACAGGAGGATCTCCAGTACTTCTTCTCTGGAGATCCATATGCCCTTCGAGGTTTTGCTTTGTACCGCTTTGTGGAGTTTGACCCGGTAAAATACCAGCCATTTCTGGCTGAGTGGATTCAAGAGGCTCCCTGAGTGATTGTTTTCAGCGTTTGGGTGAGTACTCGAATGCTCTGACGATATTCGCTCAGGGAGATATGTTCGTTTGGGGTATGGTCAAGATTGGAATCCCCCGGTCCATATGCCACACAGGGGCAGCTCCATACCGGAGCGACAAGGTTAAGGTCTGCGGTACCAGTTTTTAATGAAAATGTGGGGTTGCCACCTTCGGAGCGAATAGCCTGGAGAAGAGCCCGCACAAGCGGAGAATTTTTCTCACCCCGGTAGGCTGGAATCCCGTCCAGCAGGTTTACAGTGCCTTCATCATCGAGAAGGAGGATTTCCTGCATTAACCTTTCGGGTGGCATGGCAGGGGGCAGTCGTACATTTATTTCTAATTCAGCAGTGTCCACAAATCCATTCTGTTCAGAATGCATGGAACGCAGGCTGGGGGTGACCTGATCAAAGACCCGCGTGGTCGAGGCATTCCATTGATGGGTTTGCTTCACCAGTCTGTTCCAGAATTGCACGGCGGTTTCACAGGCGGTTTGTTTTCCCGATGCGCTGTGAGACATGGGCTTTTCGACGCGGTAACGAATCCAGGCGCTCCCTTTGTATCCCAGAGTGATACGATCCCACCCGCTGGGTTCTCCAATCACCGCGAAATGCGGGTGATAGGTGTGAAGAATTTCTTTGGCACCCCGGGAGTCGCCTTCTTCAGCCAGCGCTCCGATGACGATGATTTTCCAACCGGGTTGAGGACCTGCCTGTGCGGCAGCGGCGGTCAGACATGCCAGAGGACCTTTGGCGTCCACAGTCCCTCTTCCAAAGAGCAGGTCTCCCTCGATGCGTACCGGGATTTCCCCCTGCACGGTGTCAATATGTCCCAGCAGGACGATTTCATTGGGTCCATCTCCCAGGATGCCCACTGCGTTACCGGTTGAATCTACAAAAGCCTTGAATCCTGCTTTTTGCATTTCTTCGACAAGGAAAGCGACAGCCTTGCTTTCCTCACCGGTAGGGCTGTATCGAGAGACCAAGTCTTTCAGTAAGGCAACTTCATCCATTCAGCCCTCCCGAAGCACCCGTTGAAGAACCTCAATGACAATTTCAAGGTCGGCGGGTTCGATGACCAGGGGAGGGAGAAAACGCATTACTGTCAACCCTGCCGGCAGAGCCAGAACGCCTTCCTGCATCAGGGCTTGCAGGTATGGAGTGACTTTCTGTTTCAGTTCCACACCCGCCATCAGTCCCAGCCCTCTTACTTCGCGAATCAAGGGGGACTGAATTTGACTTAATGCCTGAAGAAACCAGGTCCCCAATTCCTGTGCGCGCTGAGGCAGGTGGTGTGCCAGCATGTAATCAATCGAAGCAAGTGCCGCGGCACAGGCAAGGGGATTGCCTCCAAAGGTTGAACCGTGCACCTGCGGAGGAAGTTCGCCAACTGCTTCGCCGATCAACACGGCTCCCATGGGAAAACCCCCGGCAATGGATTTCGCCAGGCAGACCAGATCCGGACGAATGGGGTGGTGCTGGTAAGCAAACATCTTACCGGTTCTTCCGAATCCAGTTTGGACTTCATCCACAATCAGCAAAGCGCCCCGTTCCCGGCAAAGTTGTTCTGCCCTGATCAGAAACTCAGTGCTGGCAGGGTTAACCCCACCCTCTCCCTGGACGATTTCCACCACAAATGCGGCGGTATTCTCCCGGATAGCCTCTTCCAGGGCTTCAGGGCGGTTGAAAGGTACATGCTGAAAGCCTGGAACCAGCGGCTCGAAGGGCTCGCGGTATTTCTTTTCCCAGGTTGCCGAAAGTGCTCCCATCGTGCGCCCATGGAATCCACGCATACAGGCAACAATTTGCGATTTCCCCGTAGCAAGGCGGGCGAATTTGATTGCCGCTTCATTGGCTTCTGTCCCGGAGTTGCACAGGAAGACTCGGGGAAAGCCCGAGATTTCGCATAGGCGTTGTTCCAGCAAAGCCCTCCGGTCGTTGTAAAACATTTCTGGGCAGGAAATGAGGGTCTGTGCTTGCGCGGCAATGGCAGCTGCAACTGCCGGATTGGCATGTCCGATATTGGCAGCTCCCTGTCCACCTACGCAATCAATGTATTCTTTCCCCTCTGCGTCCCACAGGCGGGCGCCTTTTCCACGCACAATCGCAATGGGGCGTTTGGTGTACAACCCCGATGTGTACTGGTTTTCCAGTTCAATGATGTTCATCATGCAATTACCGTTCCTTTACCAGCCAGTGCATCCAGCAAGGGATGTTCAGTGCGTCCATCGGCAAAAATAACCCGGGGCACTCCCAGGTGAATTGCTTCACTGGCTCCCAAAACTTTCTTCTTCATCCGTCCTTCGGCGAACGAAAGAGCCGAATCTAGTTCTGCCCGTGAGAGCCTTGGAATGACCGTGCTTTCGTCAGGGAAGTGACGCATCAACCCTGGCACATTGGTCAGGATGATAAGTTGTTCAGCATGCACAGAGCCAGCAATCATCGCCGCGGCGCGGTCAGCATCCACATTGACCGCTTCTCCCTGTTGCGAGAGTGCCAGCGGGGCAATCACAGGGGTAAAGCCGTTTTCCAGCAACAATTGAAGCAAGTTGGTGTTCACTGTTTCAATTTTGCCTGTGTAATCGTCGCGCAAAATCATCTTGCGCCCATTTTCTACTATACGGATGGCTTCTTTTCGCTGTGCCCTCATCAGACGTCCATCCACACCGGAAAGCCCCAGCGCATTGACGCCGTGTTTTTGCATTCTCTCAACAATTAACGTATTGATTTTTCCCGCGGTTACCATGGCAAAGATTTCCAGGGTTGTCCGATTGGTATAGCGACTGGTAAAGCCGTTCTCGCTGGTCACAAATCGAGGGGGATGTCCAAGTTGGGTGGAAATCTCATTGACCTCTGCCGAGCCTCCGTGAACCAGAATGAGTTGTTCCCCTTGCTGGATGAGGCTGGCAGCGTCGGCACAGATGGTATCCAGATTGACCCCTTGAGAACCCCCAATTTTGACGACGATCATATCTTCCTCCGCGATGTCTTAGATGGGATGCAGTCCAGAAAACGTTAAGCCTGTGGTTTCCTCAAAACCGCACATCAGGTTCATTGCCTGCACTGCCGAGCCGGCGGCGCCTTTCATCAGATTATCAATGGCAGCAAGAGCAACCACTCGGCGGCTTTGCGGATCGAAGTCAAAGCCCACATCCACATAGTTCGACCCTGCCAGAATTTTGGGCTCAGGTACACGATGCACCCCCCGGCGATCCTTGACCAGTCGGATAAAAGGTTCGCTTTCGCTCCACTGACGGTAGATTTTCCACAAATCTTTTTCCGTTACGTCGGGCAGGGTAAAGGCGTGTGCTGCCGCCAGTGCCCCTCGTACCAGGTCCACCGAGGTCATGGTCAAATGTACGGCTTTCAATCCCAATTCCTGGATAACTTCAGCGGTGTGCCGGTGACCATAGGATGAAAACGTGCGCACCACACTGCTGCGCTCTGGATGATGTGAGCCGGCATTGGGTGTGGCTCCGCCCTCGGATGAACCCACCTTAACATCTACAATAATGGGCAATGAGAGATCCAGCACCCCGGCTTTAACCAGCGGATAAAGTGCCAGATTGGCTGCTGTAGCATTGCATCCCACTCCGCTGATGTATGAAGCCTGCCGCATTTCTTCACGGTGCAGTTCAGGGAGCCCATACACAAATCGCCCTAACCATTCCGGGGCTTGATGGGTTTCTCCATAATACTGTGTGTATAAACTGGCATCCCGCAGGCGAAAATCTGCCGAGAGGTCGATAATCTTCGGCGCGGTTTGGGCGTACTGGTTGATCTTGCGCTGGCTTTCGCCATGCGGCATGGCAAGGAAGAGCACATCGCAAGGTGTTACCTGATTGGGATCGGAAAACTTTAGCGAAGTACGCTTCCGCAAGTTGGGGTGTTGCTGATAGACGTATTCCCCAAGATGACTGCTGGAGGTGACCTGCTGAATTTCCACTTCGGGATGATCCAGTAACAACCTTAATAATTCGCCCCCCACATAGCCGGAGGCTCCGATGATAGAGACTTTGAGAGAACTCATGGCGTCAGATGGCTCCATTCTGCAAGGGTGTGAGAAAGGGCATTCCAGAGGGCTTGCCCATTTTGTGGTGGCTGAATGATGGGGGAGTGCAGGCGGATGTCTTTCCGCGCAACCGCAATGGTGTAATCGGCGATAATTCCGGCGATGTCTATACCGGTGGTGGGCGCAAGGGTGTGAAATTCCATGGTGTGGTTAATCTCATTGACCAGGTAGCCCCGTTGTGGGTCTTCAAGTACATCTACAGCCAGTACGCCTCCACCTACTGCATGCGCGGCTTTTACACACAAGTCATTCAGTTCAGGGGTGATGGGACAGTTTTCTCCTTGTCCGTTGCGGGCGGTGTTGGTGATCCAGTGGGAGGAATTGCGATAAATTGCACAGACGGTTTGATCCCCTACCACGAATGCCCGGATATCCCGCTCGGGTTTCTGAATGTATTCCTGAATGTAATAAATGGAGTGCTGGTAAGACCCCAGGGTTTCCTTATGTTCCAGAATGGCTTCGGCTGCATCGCGGTCGTTAATTTTTGCCAGCAGGCGTCCCCACGAACCAATCACAGGTTTTAAAACTACTGGATACCCCAGTTCTTCAATGGCTTGCAGGGCGGCTTCCGGTGTGAACGCAACCTTAATGCGTGGTTGTGGCACGCCCGCTTTAGCCAATGCGGATGAGGTGGCAAGTTTATCTCCACAGGTAGCCGCAACGTGTGCCATATTGACCGTAGGAATTCCCCACGAGTTGAGAATTTGGGTGGCGTACAAGCCTCGGGCAAATGAGATACTCCGTTCCAGAACGACATCAAAAACCATCCACGAATCAGGCCTGCTGATATCAAACACGGATTCGCGGTCGTCGATGCGTTCAAAATCGATGCCCCGTTTCTCGAAGGCTTCCAGCAACCACTTTTCTTCGACCCGTACCCGGGAAAGGATGATACCGATTTTCATTCGCACACCTCCAGGTGAAACAGACAAACGCCTTACTCTCCCCAGTCCTCTTCTTCCATCGGAGCAAGTTCTACCTGTGGCGGGTCAATACTGAGCACTTCCAGGTCTACGCCACAATCCGGGCACACCAGGATCTCACCGACCATCACATCTTCCAGGCTGATGGGGGCATCACATTCAGGGCAATAAGCAGTAGTCATCTTAACCTCCTTTGTTTTTCTAAAAATGGACAAAAATCTTATGAACCATCTCCACCCCGAGGGGTTTCGGGAGGGAGGGCACTGCGAATCTTATGCTGTTCCAGGAATTGGCGGGCTTGCTGTAACTGAATCTGCACTGCCGCCGGGCTGGTTCCACCGGGAACATTACGATGTGCAATAGACGCCTGGAAATCAAACACCCCATGTACATCTTCTTCAAAAAGCGGACTGACTTTCTGAAATTCCTTGAGAGGCAGTTGATTGAGAAGCAAGTTCAGGTCGTGAGCCCGCCGCACAATTTGTCCTACCATGGCATGCGCTTGCCGGAAGGGCACCCCTTTGCGCACCAGATAATCTGCCAGATCGGTTGCCAGAATGGCGGGATCTAATGCCTTATGCATTTTTTCAGGATGTACTTCGAGGGTACGCAGGACGCCGGCAACCACAGGAAGCATCAGGCACAGGGTGTCGCTGGCTTCAAAGACGGGCACCTTGTCTTCCTGTAGGTCTTTGTCGTATGCAGAGGGCAGTCCTTTCAAAACCGAGAGCAGTCCAGCCAGCCTGCCAATCATTGTCCCGGCTTTTCCGCGGGTGAGTTCCAGCGTATCGGGGTTTTTCTTTTGTGGCATCAGACTGGAACCGGTGGAATAAGCGTCGGAGAGTTCAATGAAACCAAATTCGGCCGAAGTGTACAGAATAAGCATCTCGGCAAGCCGGGAGAGATGCAGGGCAATCATCGTGGACACAAAGAGAAATTCCGCCGCGGAATCGCGATTGGATACTGCGTCAATGCTGTTCGGGGTGATGGCTTTCAGTCCCAACTGATTAGCGAGGAACTTGCGGTCAACGGGATAAGGCGTTCCGGCAAGCGCTCCCGATCCCAGAGGAAGTACAGCCGCGCGTTCGCGCAGTTGTCCAAGCCGCTGGCGGTCTCTGGCGAGGGGCCAGAAGTGAGAAAGCCACCAGTGACTGAGCAGAATTGGTTGGGATTGCTGGAAGTGAGTATAACCCGGCAGGATGATTCCAAAATCGTTCTCTGCACGGTCAACCAGGGCGCTTTGCACCAGTTTCACAAAAGCATCAATCCGGTCAATGGCTTCTACCAGCCAGAGGGTAAAATCAGTGGCAATCTGATCGTTGCGGCTGCGCCCGGTGTGTAATTTTCCTCCCACCGGACCGGTGAGCTCAATCAAGCGGCGTTCAATAGCCGTATGCACGTCCTCATCGGTTGGTTCGTGCTTAAACTTACCACTGCGCACTTCTGAGAGGACATCGGTCAGTCCTTTGACAATTTGCTGTTGTTCGTCCAGACTGATGACCCCTGCTTTCATCAGGGCTTTTGCCCAGGCGATTGAGCCGCGAATATCTACCTCGGCTAGCCGCCAGTCAAAGGAAATGGAGGCATTGTATTCCCACGCAATGGGATCCAAGCCACTGGAAAAACGCCCGCCCCAAAGTTTGCTCATGTCCTTTTCTCCTTGCATTCAGGGATTAGATGTCCGAATTGTACACTTAATCCCGCTTGAACGAAGAGTAATCCGGTGCGTTCGAGGCAATTTGTACAGCTGTGGCAATATCCCGCATGGCGGCAACCTTGAGGGGCAGTCCAAACAGGGTGATGAATCCTGCGGCATCGCTCTGGTCGTATACGTTATCTTTGCCGAAGGTGGCAAAGTCTTCGCGGTACAGGCTGAATACCGATTTCTTCCCTGCTGTGATGATATTCCCTTTGTAGAGTTTGAGCCGTACCGTTCCGGTAACATGCTTTTGGGTGACCTCAAAAAAGGCATCCAGCGCTTCGCGCAACGGGGTGAACCACTGTCCGTAATACACCAGTTCAGCATAACGCTGTGCCATCACGTCCTTGTAATGCAGGGTGTCCCGATCCAGAGTAATCTGCTCCAATTCTTTATGCGCCCGCATCAGAATCGTTCCACCGGGGGTTTCATACACGCCACGGGATTTCATTCCCACCAGGCGGTTTTCCACCATGTCCACTCTTCCGATGCCATGCTTACCACCAATTTCGTTCAGGGCTTTGATCAGCGTAGCAGAGGATAAGGCTTTGCCGTTGAGCTTTACCGGTGTGCCTTCTTCAAAGGTGATTTCAACATATTCTGGGGTATCCGGGGCATCTTCCGGAGCGACGGTTATCTGATACATGCTTTCCTCGGGTTCTGCCCAGGGGTCTTCCAGTAACCCGCCTTCATGGGAGAGATGCCAGAGATTGCGGTCGCGACTGTAGATAGATTTCAAGGTCGAACTGACCGGTACCTGATGGGCAGCGGCATACTCCAGAGCATCCTCGCGCGAGCGAATATTCCATTCCCGCCAGGGAGCAATGACCTTGAGGCGTGGATCCAGAGCCATGACGGTTAACTCAAAGCGCACCTGATCATTGCCTTTGCCGGTGCATCCGTGTGCTACAGCATCGGCGTTTTCCAGGTGGGCAATTTCCACCATGTGTTTGGCGATGAGAGGGCGGGCAATGGAGGTGCCTAACAGATAATGCCGTTCGTAGATGGCACCAGACTTGAGCAGTTTGAACAGATACTGGCTGGCAAATTCTTCGGTCAAATCTTCGATGTATAGTTTGGAGGCGCCAGTAGCCTTGGCTTTCTCCGGTAAGCCGGACAATTCCTCACCCTGTCCAATATCGGCGGTGAAACAAATGACTTCACAGCCATAGTTTTCTTTCAGCCATGGCACGATGATTGAAGTGTCCAGTCCGCCGGAATAGGCAAGAACAACTTTCTTAATGGGGGTAGATGGGGTTTGTTTGGGCATATCTTACTCCTTTGGCAATTCAAAATCAAAAAGCCCTCCAGGTACTGGAGGGCTTGGTTACAACTGTCAGGGATTTATGGGGTAGAAGTCAGGCAATCCCTTTAACAGGTACGACCAGCCGACCTTCCCTGGAAATTCCGGGGAAGGAAGGTCTTTCGTCGAGCCTTGAGTTCAGTAAGGAATGCCATATTTCTCCCGAAGTTTGGCTGATTATAGCATGATGACCTTTTTTGTCAATAGAAAAAGTGGGTCATTTTGAAAGGAATTTTGGGTCATTCCGGGATACAATGAGAGTATCCTCAAGTTGTTTGGGAGGTTCTCATGTCACCGATTCCTGTAGGTGTTCAATTGTATTCCGTCCGTGAGGACTGCGCGCGTGATTTGCCGGGGACGCTCAAATCCATTGCCCAAATGGGGTATGAAGGGGTGGAATTTGCCGGTTTTTATGGACATTCTGCCAGGCAACTCCGTCAATGGCTGGAGGAAAACGGTTTAAAGTGTTGCGGTGCTCATATTCCGCTTAGCGATCTTTCGGAGGAGACATTTCAGCAGACGGTCGAATTTCATCTGGAGTTGGGTAATCCTTACCTTGTCGTGCCATGGTTACCGGAAGAGTTTCGTTCCAGCCGAGCGGCGTGGCTGAAGACAGCGGAATATTTCTCGCAACTGTCAGAGCGTTTAGAACCGCATGGATTACGTTTGGGGTACCATAACCACGATTTTGAATTTGATTGGATGGACGGGGAGGTGCAATTTGATATCTTCTTCAGTGCAACAAACCCAAAAGTATTCATGCAATTGGATACGGGAAACGCGATGCACGGTAATGCGGACCCTTTGGAGTATCTTCAGAGATACAGTGATCGGGCAGTGACCATCCACCTCAAAGAATACTCTTCTAAAAATCCATTGGCTTTGCCTGGGGAGGGAGAAGTGCCCTGGCAGGATGTCTTTGCCATGTGTGAGTGTTGCGATGTTACCGAATGGTATATTGTCGAACAGGAACAATATGCCGTTCCTCCACTGGAGACCATTGCCCGCTGTCGCGAATTTTTGAGAAAAATGGGACGTTAAGAGATGGATAAGGATCGTATTCGCTGGTTCATAGATGCCCGGTTTGGGATGTTTATCCATTGGGGAATTTACGCCATTCCTGCACGCGGAGAATGGGTCAAGCATTTTGAAAGTATCCCGGAAGCACAATATCAGCAGTACTTTGAGACGTTTAACCCTATTCATTACAATCCCCGGGAATGGGCGCGGATTGCCAGGCAGTCGGGAATGAAATATGCCGTCATGACCACCAAGCACCACGACGGCTTTTGCCTGTTCGACAGCCAGTTTACCGATTACAAAGCCACAAACACACCAGCCGGGCGGGATTTGATTAAAGAGTACGTGGACGCCTTTCGTGCTGAGGGGTTGCGGGTAGGGTTTTATTATTCCCTGCTGGACTGGCATCACCCGGATTATCCTGTGGCAGGTGACCGTTTTCACCCCTACCGGAATTTTCCGGAGTTTTCGGAGTGCAAGGGCAATTTGGAGCGTTATGCCCTTTATGTGCACAATCAGGTGGAAGAACTGTTGACATCTTACGGAAAAATCGACATCATCTGGTTTGATTTTTCTTACGACGACATGCGCGGCGAAGCCTGGAAGGCAACCGAACTGGTGAACATGGTGCGTTCCCTTCAACCTGAAATCTTGATTGATAACCGTTTGGGCGGAAACATTCGCGCGCGTCAACCAGAAGTGTATGCGGGCGATTTTGCCTCTCCCGAGCAAATTATCCCGCCTGAGGGGGTGACCAATGAAGACGGTGAGCCTATTCCCTGGGAAGCCTGTATCACCTTGAATGACCATTGGGGATACCATGCTCAGGATTTGAATTGGAAATCTCCACGGACGATAGTTCGAACCCTGGTGGAGTGTGTTTCCAAAGGCGGGAATCTGTTGCTCAATGTAGGACCCAATGCAAAAGGTGAAATTCCCGAAGCCAGTGTGCGTATCCTGTCCGAGGTGGGACAGTGGATGCGGCGGAACGGGGAAAGCATTTACGGCTGTGGGCGTGCCCCGTTCCCCAAGCCAGAATGGGGGCGCTGGACGGCAAAGGAAGGACGTCTGTATGCTCACCTTCTCGACAGGGGCATTGGTCCTGTTAATTTACGAGGGTTGGAAGGCAAAATTGCCTATGCGCGTTTGCTGGCAGACGGTTCAGAGGTGAGATTGGAACGCCCCTGGAATGCCGCAGAGTATCCGGAAGATGCATTTATCTCTTTCTCTCAGCCCGAATTACCCGATGATTGGGATACTGTTGTTGAACTGATGATGAAATAATCCCCGTTGGGCTTCTTTTTTCCGGTACGATTCGGTTGGGAGGATGGGGGCTGGTATAATTCCTCTCTGGAAAGAGAGGAATTTTTTTTGTGATTTCCACCGGAAAGTCTCTCGCCATGTTAGATCGCCAGTATTATGAAAATCTTCGCGGTGCGCTTCAAAAGGTTGCTGATGACCTGGCGATAGCCGCTGAGGCAGATGGAGCATTCATTGCCATTCTTGAAGAGGATCAGCGGTTTTCCCCTTTGCTGGCTGGGGGACGGGTTACAGAAACCGAACGGGCTGTCTTTATGACATCTACGCTCGACCCAGAAACGGATGTGCTGGTTTACCGTATGTTGGGGCGTCCGGTGACTCTCATTTCCAATCTGGTGGAAACTGATCCGCGTGTTTCGCCTTCGGTTGTCACTCAGTTGGGGGTGAGCGCGGTGGTATCCGTGCCGGTGATGCGGGAAGGGCGTCTGGCGGGGCTGGTTTTGGTGGTGCGGCGTGGACAGAATGACCCCTTTACCCATACCGAAGTGCGCATGGTGGAGTGGTTTGCCACTGCCATTGCTCTGGCATTAGAAAATGCACGTTTGTACCATGAAACTCAAGCACGGCTTGCGGAGAGTCAGGCGCTTCATCAGGTAACGCTGGCGCTTTTACATAAACTGGAATTGGAAGAAGTACTTCAGATTATTTGTGATGAAGCCCTGCATTTGACCCATGCTTCCGGGAGTGCTGTCGCTCTCCTGGAAGATGATGGCTGGTTGCGCATCCCTTATTCCACGGGAGAGGTTCCTGAGATGAAGGGCAGGGTCAGGGTAGATAAATCGGTGATTGGCTCGGCAGTGCGCAAGGGAGAAGCGGTACTGGTGAATCATCCAGCCCAGGAAAACCTCAGTGGTTTGCCAATGTCCGTTCTGGCTGTGCCGCTCCGCTCGCAAAACAGGATTGTGGGGGTGTTGCAGTTAGTTCATCAGGGGCAGGCTTTCATTCCTGAAGATGTGCGTCTGATTCAAATTTTCGCCGATCAGGCGGCAGTCGCCATAGAACACGCGCGTCTTACCCGTCAGGTGCAGGAAATGGCGATCCTGGAAGAACGCCATCGCCTTTCTCGAGAACTTCATGACTCAGTGAATCAATTGCTTTACAGCATCATGTTGTATTCGGAAGCCACGCTTCGCCAGATGGAGCAAGCCGATTGGGAGCGTGCGCGTCATCATGTCGAGCGCCTGCGTGAATCGGCACAGGAAGCTCTTAAAGAGATGCGCATGCTCATCTTTGAGTTGCGTCCCTCCATTTTGGGACAATTGGGACTGAGAGCTGCGCTGGAACAGCGATTGCGCTCGGTAGAGGAACAGGTGGGTTTAAATGCGGCGTTGAAGTGGCGGGTGAATTCGCCGCTGGATAAACGTCTGGAAGAAACGCTTTACGGCATTGCTCAGGAAGCCCTGAACAATATTGTGAAACATGCTCAAGCCCGCAACCTGTTTGTACATGTGGTGCAAAGCGGGCAGTCTTTGATTCTGAGGATTGAGGATGATGGTGTGGGAATGGATGTGGAGAATCTCCCTCCTGCAGGGATGGGGCTGAAAACCATGCGTGAACGCGCCGAAGCCGCAGGGGGAAAACTCAGCCTTCAGAGCACTCCAGGACAGGGAACAGTGGTTA of Anaerolinea thermophila UNI-1 contains these proteins:
- the lysX gene encoding lysine biosynthesis protein LysX — encoded protein: MKIGIILSRVRVEEKWLLEAFEKRGIDFERIDDRESVFDISRPDSWMVFDVVLERSISFARGLYATQILNSWGIPTVNMAHVAATCGDKLATSSALAKAGVPQPRIKVAFTPEAALQAIEELGYPVVLKPVIGSWGRLLAKINDRDAAEAILEHKETLGSYQHSIYYIQEYIQKPERDIRAFVVGDQTVCAIYRNSSHWITNTARNGQGENCPITPELNDLCVKAAHAVGGGVLAVDVLEDPQRGYLVNEINHTMEFHTLAPTTGIDIAGIIADYTIAVARKDIRLHSPIIQPPQNGQALWNALSHTLAEWSHLTP
- the argC gene encoding N-acetyl-gamma-glutamyl-phosphate reductase: MSSLKVSIIGASGYVGGELLRLLLDHPEVEIQQVTSSSHLGEYVYQQHPNLRKRTSLKFSDPNQVTPCDVLFLAMPHGESQRKINQYAQTAPKIIDLSADFRLRDASLYTQYYGETHQAPEWLGRFVYGLPELHREEMRQASYISGVGCNATAANLALYPLVKAGVLDLSLPIIVDVKVGSSEGGATPNAGSHHPERSSVVRTFSSYGHRHTAEVIQELGLKAVHLTMTSVDLVRGALAAAHAFTLPDVTEKDLWKIYRQWSESEPFIRLVKDRRGVHRVPEPKILAGSNYVDVGFDFDPQSRRVVALAAIDNLMKGAAGSAVQAMNLMCGFEETTGLTFSGLHPI
- a CDS encoding sugar phosphate isomerase/epimerase family protein is translated as MSPIPVGVQLYSVREDCARDLPGTLKSIAQMGYEGVEFAGFYGHSARQLRQWLEENGLKCCGAHIPLSDLSEETFQQTVEFHLELGNPYLVVPWLPEEFRSSRAAWLKTAEYFSQLSERLEPHGLRLGYHNHDFEFDWMDGEVQFDIFFSATNPKVFMQLDTGNAMHGNADPLEYLQRYSDRAVTIHLKEYSSKNPLALPGEGEVPWQDVFAMCECCDVTEWYIVEQEQYAVPPLETIARCREFLRKMGR
- the lysW gene encoding lysine biosynthesis protein LysW, whose translation is MTTAYCPECDAPISLEDVMVGEILVCPDCGVDLEVLSIDPPQVELAPMEEEDWGE
- a CDS encoding argininosuccinate synthase, whose product is MPKQTPSTPIKKVVLAYSGGLDTSIIVPWLKENYGCEVICFTADIGQGEELSGLPEKAKATGASKLYIEDLTEEFASQYLFKLLKSGAIYERHYLLGTSIARPLIAKHMVEIAHLENADAVAHGCTGKGNDQVRFELTVMALDPRLKVIAPWREWNIRSREDALEYAAAHQVPVSSTLKSIYSRDRNLWHLSHEGGLLEDPWAEPEESMYQITVAPEDAPDTPEYVEITFEEGTPVKLNGKALSSATLIKALNEIGGKHGIGRVDMVENRLVGMKSRGVYETPGGTILMRAHKELEQITLDRDTLHYKDVMAQRYAELVYYGQWFTPLREALDAFFEVTQKHVTGTVRLKLYKGNIITAGKKSVFSLYREDFATFGKDNVYDQSDAAGFITLFGLPLKVAAMRDIATAVQIASNAPDYSSFKRD
- a CDS encoding [LysW]-lysine hydrolase; this translates as MDEVALLKDLVSRYSPTGEESKAVAFLVEEMQKAGFKAFVDSTGNAVGILGDGPNEIVLLGHIDTVQGEIPVRIEGDLLFGRGTVDAKGPLACLTAAAAQAGPQPGWKIIVIGALAEEGDSRGAKEILHTYHPHFAVIGEPSGWDRITLGYKGSAWIRYRVEKPMSHSASGKQTACETAVQFWNRLVKQTHQWNASTTRVFDQVTPSLRSMHSEQNGFVDTAELEINVRLPPAMPPERLMQEILLLDDEGTVNLLDGIPAYRGEKNSPLVRALLQAIRSEGGNPTFSLKTGTADLNLVAPVWSCPCVAYGPGDSNLDHTPNEHISLSEYRQSIRVLTQTLKTITQGAS
- a CDS encoding [LysW]-aminoadipate kinase, whose protein sequence is MIVVKIGGSQGVNLDTICADAASLIQQGEQLILVHGGSAEVNEISTQLGHPPRFVTSENGFTSRYTNRTTLEIFAMVTAGKINTLIVERMQKHGVNALGLSGVDGRLMRAQRKEAIRIVENGRKMILRDDYTGKIETVNTNLLQLLLENGFTPVIAPLALSQQGEAVNVDADRAAAMIAGSVHAEQLIILTNVPGLMRHFPDESTVIPRLSRAELDSALSFAEGRMKKKVLGASEAIHLGVPRVIFADGRTEHPLLDALAGKGTVIA
- a CDS encoding aspartate aminotransferase family protein; this translates as MMNIIELENQYTSGLYTKRPIAIVRGKGARLWDAEGKEYIDCVGGQGAANIGHANPAVAAAIAAQAQTLISCPEMFYNDRRALLEQRLCEISGFPRVFLCNSGTEANEAAIKFARLATGKSQIVACMRGFHGRTMGALSATWEKKYREPFEPLVPGFQHVPFNRPEALEEAIRENTAAFVVEIVQGEGGVNPASTEFLIRAEQLCRERGALLIVDEVQTGFGRTGKMFAYQHHPIRPDLVCLAKSIAGGFPMGAVLIGEAVGELPPQVHGSTFGGNPLACAAALASIDYMLAHHLPQRAQELGTWFLQALSQIQSPLIREVRGLGLMAGVELKQKVTPYLQALMQEGVLALPAGLTVMRFLPPLVIEPADLEIVIEVLQRVLREG
- the argH gene encoding argininosuccinate lyase; the encoded protein is MSKLWGGRFSSGLDPIAWEYNASISFDWRLAEVDIRGSIAWAKALMKAGVISLDEQQQIVKGLTDVLSEVRSGKFKHEPTDEDVHTAIERRLIELTGPVGGKLHTGRSRNDQIATDFTLWLVEAIDRIDAFVKLVQSALVDRAENDFGIILPGYTHFQQSQPILLSHWWLSHFWPLARDRQRLGQLRERAAVLPLGSGALAGTPYPVDRKFLANQLGLKAITPNSIDAVSNRDSAAEFLFVSTMIALHLSRLAEMLILYTSAEFGFIELSDAYSTGSSLMPQKKNPDTLELTRGKAGTMIGRLAGLLSVLKGLPSAYDKDLQEDKVPVFEASDTLCLMLPVVAGVLRTLEVHPEKMHKALDPAILATDLADYLVRKGVPFRQAHAMVGQIVRRAHDLNLLLNQLPLKEFQKVSPLFEEDVHGVFDFQASIAHRNVPGGTSPAAVQIQLQQARQFLEQHKIRSALPPETPRGGDGS
- a CDS encoding YciI family protein; its protein translation is MKHFLIEITYTVPFSTLEAVVPEHRAFLQTGYDKGWLLLSGPMNPRTGGIVVARAPSQEDLQYFFSGDPYALRGFALYRFVEFDPVKYQPFLAEWIQEAP